The Scyliorhinus canicula chromosome 13, sScyCan1.1, whole genome shotgun sequence genome contains a region encoding:
- the LOC119976160 gene encoding muscarinic acetylcholine receptor M2-like has protein sequence MANASQLNESRGNVTDLFDPGTAIFYNVVEIVSTVTAAGVLSLLTIIGNILVIVSIKVNRHLQTINNYFLLSLACADLIIGVFSMNLFTLYTVIGYWPLGPVVCDLWLALDYVVSNTSGLSVLIISFDRYFCVTKPLSYPVRRTGKVAGLMIAATWVVPFVIWAPPIFLWQFIVGERTVGEDECYIQFLSNPPVIFGTTLLTFYLPVLIMIILSVKISRASKSRIIENKVEPTSSNVNISHFLMKDKLMEQNNENLSGAPDGLSHSNLQSAKIPGEIIIGQEKKEPLNESTSPTEVPSNRLRMENLELSCLNIISEIKNGDDSGGGIEPSARKKEGNDGAIRAETMIIRMTTITPEKRKRAASREKKVTRTVLAIFLVYIITLSPYFIMVLIYTVCSSCVPYIAWTIGYWLCYVNSTLNPACYALCNPTFKKTFKCLLMCQYMNICTIR, from the coding sequence ATGGCAAACGCATCACAGCTAAATGAATCTCGTGGCAACGTAACGGACTTGTTTGATCCTGGAACAGCAATTTTTTACAACGTGGTCGAGATTGTCTCCACTGTGACTGCAGCAGGAGTTTTAAGCTTACTTACAATTATTGGAAACATTCTGGTCATCGTTTCCATCAAAGTAAACAGACATTTACAAACTATTAACAATTACTTTCTTTTAAGCCTTGCCTGTGCTGATTTGATTATTGGCGTGTTCTCCATGAATCTGTTCACCCTTTACACTGTGATTGGTTACTGGCCTTTGGGCCCAGTGGTATGTGACTTGTGGCTTGCTCTAGATTACGTTGTCAGTAATACCTCGGGCTTGAGCGTCCTAATCATCAGCTTTGACCGCTACTTCTGCGTGACAAAGCCCCTCAGCTACCCCGTGAGAAGAACAGGGAAAGTGGCAGGATTAATGATCGCAGCTACTTGGGTGGTACCGTTTGTCATCTGGGCTCCTCCCATTTTCCTCTGGCAGTTCATCGTAGGGGAGCGGACAGTTGGTGAGGATGAATGCTACATACAGTTCCTCTCAAATCCACCTGTCATTTTCGGCACTACTCTGCTCACCTTCTATCTCCCTGTGCTCATCATGATTATTCTGTCTGTGAAAATATCTCGTGCCAGCAAGAGTCGAATAATTGAGAATAAAGTTGAGCCCACATCAAGCAACGTCAACATTTCACACTTTCTAATGAAGGACAAGCTAATGGAGCAGAATAATGAGAACTTATCTGGTGCACCTGATGGTTTGTCACACAGTAACCTACAAAGTGCCAAAATCCCTGGAGAAATTATAATTGGCCAAGAAAAGAAGGAACCCTTGAATGAGTCAACGTCTCCAACAGAGGTCCCATCAAACCGTCTGAGGATGGAAAATCTCGAACTCTCTTGTCTAAATATAATTAGCGAAATTAAAAACGGTGACGACTCCGGCGGAGGAATAGAACCAAGTGCCCGCAAGAAGGAAGGAAATGACGGAGCGATCAGAGCAGAAACTATGATCATTAGGATGACCACGATCACTCCTGAGAAAAGGAAGCGAGCGGCATCCCGAGAGAAGAAGGTGACTAGGACCGTCCTGGCTATTTTCCTGGTATATATCATCACCCTAAGCCCATACTTTATCATGGTGCTCATCTACACCGTTTGTTCAAGTTGTGTCCCCTACATAGCGTGGACTATTGGATACTGGCTGTGTTACGTCAACAGTACATTAAACCCAGCCTGCTACGCACTGTGTAATCCAACCTTCAAGAAAACCTTCAAGTGCCTTCTCATGTGTCAGTATATGAACATTTGCACAATTCGATAA